In the Helianthus annuus cultivar XRQ/B chromosome 11, HanXRQr2.0-SUNRISE, whole genome shotgun sequence genome, one interval contains:
- the LOC110888537 gene encoding uncharacterized protein LOC110888537: protein MSSKEVADFVKCNRTRRVDPVALVFYKESLGVGEGLTVLCDVSFIKWYFLNEGNSPSRSLGKLLEVEHYSLVTTGCVQEAMDLWYKLDGDHKSPKVAGRVEVMRNMSCFCGHIAEYINPKECIEEEFKEQHTREYFFASVDKVLIAKIKKHGTPVITVSKGKLILLQPTRAEKRLLEVAKETRIQ from the exons ATGTCTTCAAAAGAAGTTGCAGATTTCGTGAAAT GTAACAGGACACGTCGTGTGGATCCTGTTGCACTTGTGTTTTACAAAGAATCACTTGGTGTTGGTGAAGGGTTGACCGTTTTATGTGATGTTTCGTTCATAAAGTGGTATTTCTTAAACGAAGGAAACTCTCCTTCTCGTTCACTGGGAAAGCTTTTAGAGGTAGAGCATTATAGCTTAGTTACAACAGG ATGTGTTCAAGAAGCTATGGATCTTTGGTACAAACTTGATGGTGACCATAAATCTCCAAAAGTGGCTGGTAGGGTTGAAGTAATGAGAAATATGTCGTGTTTTTGCGGTCACATAGCTGAGTATATAAATCCTAAAGAATGCATTGAAGAAGAGTTTAAAGAGCAACATACTAGGGAGTACTTTTTTGCTAGTGTCGATAAGGTTCTTATTGCTAAGATTAAGAAG CATGGAACACCTGTTATCACCGTTTCAAAAGGAAAACTCATCCTCTTGCAACCGACAAGGGCTGAAAAAAGGCTACTAGAAGTTGCTAAAGAAACACGGATACAGTGA